The following DNA comes from Deltaproteobacteria bacterium.
CCTGAGCGGAGCCGACAGCGCGGAACCGGCGGAGAATCAGCACTATTTACGGCAAAGATGTGTTATGGGCGAGAAGGCTGGCCGAAGGGCGGGGAGAGTAGCGCATACCACGTTCGCTGTTCGGAGACGGGGAGCCTGTCGGCGCATGCGAACGGGGAGCCCCCTGCGTAGTAGCGACCTCCGGCTACGTCCTCCGCCCGGTGGCTTTAAAGAATCTTCCCTTTCGCGTCGAAGGCGCCGGGGTAGTGGCGCAGGACCGCGTGTTCGCCCCGCCCTTCGATGGCGATGACGTCGAAGCGGGCCTCGCGCCAGGTCGCCGGAGATACGGTAGACAGATAGTCGCGGGCGGCGCGCACGATCCGGCGGCGCTTGGCGAGGTCGATCGACTCCTCCGGCGCCCCGAAGGAGGCGTCCTCCCGGGAACGGACCTCCACGAAGACGAGAAGGTCCCCCTTCCGGGCGACGATGTCGGCCTCGCCACCCTTCACCCGCCAGTTCCTCGCCGCGATCGCGAACCCCGCGCGCTCGAGGAACCGGCAGGCGGCGGCTTCGGCCTCCCCTCCGCTCCCCGCGCGCCGCTCGGGCGGTGCGGTCAGACCACCACCCCGCGGAACGTCATCCGGTGGATGGGGGACGGCCCCATGCGGCGGATCGCCGCCAGGTGGTCCCGCGTCGGGTACCCTTTATGCGCGGAGAAGCCGTACCCGGGGTAGAGCCGCTCGTACTCCTCCATCAT
Coding sequences within:
- a CDS encoding YraN family protein: MTAPPERRAGSGGEAEAAACRFLERAGFAIAARNWRVKGGEADIVARKGDLLVFVEVRSREDASFGAPEESIDLAKRRRIVRAARDYLSTVSPATWREARFDVIAIEGRGEHAVLRHYPGAFDAKGKIL